In Vicia villosa cultivar HV-30 ecotype Madison, WI linkage group LG7, Vvil1.0, whole genome shotgun sequence, the DNA window CGGAGGACATTCTGCAAGTTCCTTTAGTTGAGGAGGTTCAGGAGGAAGTGTGGAATTGGAAAGAGGAGCAAAATGGGTGTTATAGTGTTCGGTCTGGCTATAGGTTGTGGAGAAAGGATCAAGTGAGATCGGGTTCAAGTGGGGTGGATGGCGACTGGTGTAGTCTTTGGAATATCAAGGCTCCACCAAGAGCTAAACATTTACTTTGGCGGATTTGTCGTGATTGTCTTCCAACGAGACTAAGGTTGCGGCATTATCATGTTTCTTGTCCCTCTAGTTGCCCGTTTTGTGAGGATACGCTGGAGGATTCGTGGCATGTGTTTTTTGGATGTAATGCTACTAACCGTTGTTGGCAAATTACAGGTTTGTCCCACATTATTAATCCTCGTTTACAAAATTTCCATGATGTAAAATCCTTGATTCTTGATATCTGTAGTAAGGAGGATAGTAAGACTGCGGGTAGAGTTGCGGTAATGATTGATATTTTGTGGAGAAACCGTAACAATATGGTTTGGAACAATGAGAAGGAGGAATACTCTAAACTTGGTTTAAATGCGTTTTGTAGTTGGCAAGAGTGGTTCCTGGCACAACGGCATGGTACCGACGTGGGGAATAGATCTTCAAACATGAGGTGGGTGCCTCCGGTGGAAGGAAGTATCAAATGTAATGTGGATGCGGGTTATAATAACACTCGGGGTACTACTAACCGGGGTTGGTGTATGAGAGATCATACGGGGAGCTTTATGATTGCAGGTGCGGCTTGGGACTTTGGTCATTATCCGATTCTTGAAGCGGAAGCTTTGGCTCTTAAGGAAGCTATTCAAGGTGCTATTGATATGGCGGTGCACAATGTTATTTTTGAAAGCGATTCTCTAAGAACGGTTCAAGCTATTCATGGCAATCACCAAGGTGTCTCTGAATTTAGTTGCATTATTTCTTCTATTCATAGTTTGTTACTTAATTTTCCTAACTTCGAGGTGAAGTTTGTTAATCGCCAAGCGAATGCGGTTGCTCACTCTTTAGCAAAGGCGGCCGATTCTTGGACTAGGCGTAGTTTATTTCATATGATACCTCTTTGTATTGAACAACTTctatttaatgaaatgaattgaATTTctgtttgtcaaaaaaaaaaaaaacactaaaatgAAATTTACTTTATTGCTTTTTAAAACACTAAGATGGAAAAACAGTTCTTAAAAAGTAAAAACACTAATTAATTACTTTATTGCTAAAATAAAAGACTCATGTGATAAACAATTGTGACACAGAAAATATGAAAAAACAGGTTAAATCTAATTATAATTGAAGTCAAATATCTTTTACAGTATAATCCAACAATTACAATTATTCAATGTAAAATGATTACACCAATGGTGTATATCATTCAAAATGAAGAGAGTTCATTTCGGATATAGTAGAGACCAGATGGACTACCATTGGGAAGCAATGCTAACCTAACAGGATGAGCAGCACCTTCTTTTGCAGTATAGAAACCAGTATTAGCAGTTATATCTGTCTTCACATAACCAGGACAAACACAATTGATGCACAAATTTGTATACTTCTTTGCAATAATTCTTGTATAAGCATTCATTGAAGCTTTAGCAACAGTATAGGCAGCCAAATACCTAGGCCAGCATTTTCTTTCCAAAGACCCTTCTTCAAAATCCTTGATAAACTCCTTTAACACTTCCTCTATTCTCTCTTCTGTAAGATTTTCAACATCACTAAAAATTCCCTTAGCCCATTCATTTGATACATGCTGATTAGACATCAATAACCGATATAAGTAATAAAGCAAATTTAAAATCGAGGGGAAAAGAACATAAAAGAGAAGTTAGATTACCTCTATCTTGCCCAATGTTGATGATACATTGACTACTCTTGGAGAATCTGATAACTGGAGGAGAGGAAGaagatattcaaatgttgttttaGCTCCATGATAATTTATTTGCAAACATTCTTTAGTTGACTCATATGTTTGTGTCATTGAACTTCTCAATTCATCATTAGATAGTGCCTGCTGCAAAGTAACAACAActcaatattcaaaaccattatacaagttcttcaaatcaaacaaaaccctTCGATTCACATAAAGATAAAGATGCTGATATATACTAACCCCGTTCGTAATGAGCGCTGAACTGAATAAATTACTATCTTTAATTTCAACTCCACCGATACCGGCATTGTTAACCTACAAAAACAATAGGTTCTATCAGTTCATGAAATAATAACATCTAGAAATGCAACATATGACTAAGAATAATTTGAGGTTACCAGAATATCAAGTTTGCCAAACTGTGATTTGACAAAATCTGCAAGAGTGGCTACACTTACAGCATCGGCCACATCTAGTTGATGAAAAACAACAGAATCAGATAAACCAGAAGCTTTCAGTGTTTCCAATGCTTGAAGACCTCTTTGTTCATCTCTTGATGTAAGCACCACTTTGATTCCAGCTGAAGCTAACTGCTTAACTAtctcaaatccaattcctttgtTTGATCCTGTCACCACTGCATACCTAAGGAAGAGAAACATAAGGATTAGAAAAATGTATGAGATTCAAAAACATGTTTGGATATGCTAATGAAAGAAAGTTTGGTACAACTAGTACCTTTGTGTTGGTTCTCCCATCTTTGGTTGGAACTTACCAAAAACGTTGCACTTGAGAGAATATTTGAAGGTGCTACTATTTAACAAGAGAAAGAGATGTTTTGGTCAACCTGATTGATTTTAAGTGGAGCACATTTTTCAAAAGTGGCGTCGCCATGATTTTATCTTGTTTAAAGTGTTGAAGAAAAGAGCGGTTTCGATACAACAACACAGCAGCCAGCGAGTCATTTTTCTATGGTTCACATCTAAGTTGGTTGAAAAATCCATAAAAGATCACATAAAAAATATGTgggaaataattaaaataaaattatatatcaataataatttaaaacactTTTTGTTCAATCCCATTAAAACCAATCGACTTTTTATTTTAAGACATCATTTGTGCAGTATTTTCacatcaaaaaaaaagaaaaagaaactgaaattgaaatttaaaataatgtacatgtatttgattttgaaatcgATAGATCAAATGTTAGAACTTTTGGAATAATGAAATCTTGTACCGGTTAATTTGAAAATGTTCATTAAAGTCTCACATAGGAGAGAGCACACTTTAGTAGTGTTTATATATTTCAAGTGAGAAAAATGGATTGGACCCAAATAGGAATGGCAAAACGAGCCTCGCCTGCCAAAAAAATAGCGGGGCGGGGGGCAAGCCCGCCGCCagcattttttataaatttattttttcattatttaatagattaatagactttTTTACCTTTCGattaaaattttcacttattttttataaagcatttttttaacaaatttcacttaaaaaaatattgtttatatattcacatataaatgtataaattaagtcatcaaaaattagaattattataattaactaaaaaaagatcAGACTTAAGGCGGGATAGGATGAACGAATAAACGAGACGGATTTTGGCGGGCTGCAGGaccaaaatcccaacccaacccatcATTTTATTGCGGATGCGCGGGCCGGCCAGGTGagccacgacccgttttgccacccctaaggcCAAAGGGGAGAGAACAATAACACGTGCGCCTGCTGTTGACCAGTCTTGGGCTTGACCATTTAATTTTTAGATCCGAATTGATGGAAATTAAATTCGATTTTAACCAAATAAAACCTTGAAAtctaaaacataattttttttcaaattgataAAAACCATAAACAAAAGAGAGAGATAAACTACCATTCATTCATAAATTGACAAAAGTAACCACTTGGTTGTCATTGCACCAATGCAATGTCAAAAAGATGGAAAGGAATAAATGCATCAGCCACTTGACAAAATCAACACTGACGTTCAAGCATTTGTTGTATCTGGTTTCAAGCATTTTTGGTTACTTTCATGGCTTATGTTCATCGCTTTATTAACTGTATAAAATCGTTACACCTATGGTGTAAATCATTCAAAATGAAGAGAGTTCATTTCGGATATAGTAGAGACCAGATGGACTACCATTGGGCAGCAATGCTAACCTAACAGGATGAGCAGCACCTTCTTTTGCAGTGAAGAAACCAGTATTAGCAGTTATATCTGTCTTCACATAACCAGGACAAACACAATTGATGCATAAATTTGGATATTTCTTTGCAATAATTCTTGTATAAGCATTCATTGAAGCTTTAGCAACAATATAGGCAGCTGTATACCTAGGCCAGCCATTTTTTTCTATGGACCCTTGTTCAAAATCTTTGATAAACTTCTTCAACACTTCTTCAATTCTCTCTTCGGTAAGGTTATCGATATCACTGAACACTCCTTTAGCCCATTCATTTGATACACACTGATTTGTCATCAATAAACAATATAAGTGACAATGCTGGTTTAATTAAGCACGATATTGATGTAAAAGTTAGATTACCTCTATCTTGCCCAATGCTGATGATACATTGACGACTCTCGGTGAATCTGATAGCTGGAGGAGGGGAAGAAGGCATTCAAATGTTCTCTTAGCACCGCGATAATTTATCTGTAAGCATTCTTTAGCTGATTCGTACGGTTGCGTCATTGTCCTTCTCAATTCATCGTCAGATAATGCCTGCTGCAAGGTAAGAACAACACAATACTCAAATGTCAAAACCATTATAGAAATTCTTAGTACAATTTCCAGTACATATGCATCCAGGTTGAATCAAGTTTCAGACTTTTTCTGCATCTATATTTGACTAGATTCATTCTtaagatgttttgatatataCTAACCCCGTTTGTAATGATCGCTGAAGTGAATAAATCACGGTCTTTAATTTCAACTCCGCCAATCCCAGCATTGTTAACCTACACAATACAATCATTGATCatgaaatatatataaattaaacaaGCAACATTTATCAACtctaaaaagaaatttataatgCTTATATGCAACATGCCTATGTATATATGACTAGGGGAGACAATGAGGAGAGGACTACAAGTACTCCCGACTCCGCGTCATCAACCTCAAGTTATCATGTTTTCATTTTCCAGACCCCTATGGATCTTTGTTGAGACCTCAAAAATAGTTAGTAGGAAccaaataaataatgaaatatcCTGAATTACAAGAACCAGAGAAATTCCAAGCAATACAACATTTAGAACAATAGTTTCTCTGTCTCATGCATATTTTGAGAATGTGGCGTATTATATTAAAGATTTGGATCGGTTGGGGAGCCCCGAAGTGTCAATGAGCTAAACGTCCAGACTTAAGATACTTTGACACAACATATCCATTTAAAATTATAAGATATCAGATATATGAGTCATCTCTCTTATATATCCAACATGCTCTTCATTTACAGTCAATGTGTGAGttaaccactcacacttgaaTCAAACAATCTCACCCACAAGTGTGACTCACTCACATTATTAGCCTTGATCCACACTATAGAATCTCACTTCCGCTTCTCCACAGAGGCAAACTTGGACTCTCAGACCACTTGTTTGAGAACGAACAAAGAGAATTGGGAGCGTCAACGCGCTAATCGTACAAGATCCAAGTGTCTTGGCACTACggacccgtttgttttggctttttttaaaaatgatttttatagtgttacatataattttgtgaaaaaaaattttacaaagaaactttatataaaagcttcaaatgaaaattttgtttgaatattcttaaaatttgattttaggtatttcacctatttatggaaaaaaaattggataccaaaatttcaaaaaatcacttaattttgaagttatttcaaatagatttttagaaaaatcagttttgaaatacaatttttttaaaaaaattaagattttaacTAAATTTTGGtattcaataatgtatgtttatgttataggatgtcaaaattagtgtttcattttagaaaaaacgaaaataaaaaaaatcgtaatattttaaaaaacggttttgaaaaatctattttcaaaaatacaaagaaaaaattcatttttttaaagctgaaacaaacagacCCACTCAAAGATTTTGGTGGATATTTAGTGTCAATATCTCTTAGATCCTGGACTTTGGGTGTACATGTAATGTCAAGGTCTCTTGTATCCTAAAGGTTTAGCCCATTAACCCTCTCTGCACCCAAAATTCTCCCAACAAACATATATATGAATGAGGGCCAaaacattaattataaaaaaagggGCTAATTTCTAATTCAGTGAGAATAACAGGACTAAAACTATAATCAAGCCAAAAGAAACTGATAATCGTAAGAAATATTTGGAGACTAATCAAATAATGCCTAAGAAGAAAAAGTACCAAACATGCATGTAGAACAACTCACATGTAAAATGTAATGTAACATGTGAGTTGAGACAAACTTTATTCACGacaaaagaaaatgaatggaGAGCCAATTTTTGGATGTTACCAGAATATCAAGTTTTCCAAATTGTGATTTGACAAAATCTGCAAGAgatgccacacttgaagcatcaGCCACATCTAGTTGATGAAAAACAACAAAATCAGATAAACCAGATGCTTTGAGTGTTTCCAATGCATGAAGACCTCTTTTCTCATCTCTTGCTGTAAGCACCACTTTGATCCCAGCTGAAGCTAACTGCCTAACTATCTCTAACCCAATTCCTTTGTTTGAGCCTGTCACCACTGCATACCTGAGGAAGAAAAATGTAAAAGATTTACAAACATGTTTGAATAAGTGTATGAAAGTacacaaaagaagaagaggaaatttGATACTACTTACCTTTCTGTCTGTTCTCCCATCTTTTGTTGAAACTTGACAATAATGTTGTACTTGGGAGTTGGGAGATTTGATAATGCTGAATTGAGTAAGTCACATGCTCTATTTACTATACCTTTTATAGAATTATTTTTcctcttttaatttaatttaaaatctttTACAGGTTGTTAAATACATCTatcttgttttttattaaaaagataactcgaattaaataatttataagttaAAGGATGATTTAAAAATACTTATATATAAGACATATACATTGATATATTATTAACGGATTAATTTGCTTGAGGATAAATCATTTTCAACCTCTCCAATGATAGAGCAAATATAAAGTGATTAAGGGATTGGTTTGCTTGAGGATAAATCATTTTTACCTCTTCAATGATAGGGCAAATATAAAGTGATTATCTCAAAATTGGCTTAAATAGAAATCCACATGTGTCAATTACTCAATCCCTTTTGTACATGCATGTGCTAATCACATTTTTTCACAGTGGCACAGATAGATCCGACATATCTGATCTTTGGTACTTTCAAGCGAAGCAATTGGTGTTATTTGATGGGGCATCATACAATGGCATGGAACTTTGTCTTGGTTGATTATAGTATGTATGGAACATGttttgtttcaaaaaaaaaagttaagcaAACTGGTACTACTCCTGCCTGATTTACAAGAAAAAATGCTCTTTTTAGgtttattgaa includes these proteins:
- the LOC131618347 gene encoding (+)-neomenthol dehydrogenase-like isoform X1; its protein translation is MGEPTQRYAVVTGSNKGIGFEIVKQLASAGIKVVLTSRDEQRGLQALETLKASGLSDSVVFHQLDVADAVSVATLADFVKSQFGKLDILVNNAGIGGVEIKDSNLFSSALITNGQALSNDELRSSMTQTYESTKECLQINYHGAKTTFEYLLPLLQLSDSPRVVNVSSTLGKIEHVSNEWAKGIFSDVENLTEERIEEVLKEFIKDFEEGSLERKCWPRYLAAYTVAKASMNAYTRIIAKKYTNLCINCVCPGYVKTDITANTGFYTAKEGAAHPVRLALLPNGSPSGLYYIRNELSSF
- the LOC131618347 gene encoding (+)-neomenthol dehydrogenase-like isoform X2, yielding MGEPTQRYAVVTGSNKGIGFEIVKQLASAGIKVVLTSRDEQRGLQALETLKASGLSDSVVFHQLDVADAVSVATLADFVKSQFGKLDILVNNAGIGGVEIKDSNLFSSALITNGALSNDELRSSMTQTYESTKECLQINYHGAKTTFEYLLPLLQLSDSPRVVNVSSTLGKIEHVSNEWAKGIFSDVENLTEERIEEVLKEFIKDFEEGSLERKCWPRYLAAYTVAKASMNAYTRIIAKKYTNLCINCVCPGYVKTDITANTGFYTAKEGAAHPVRLALLPNGSPSGLYYIRNELSSF
- the LOC131616665 gene encoding (+)-neomenthol dehydrogenase-like isoform X3 translates to MGEQTERYAVVTGSNKGIGLEIVRQLASAGIKVVLTARDEKRDFVKSQFGKLDILVNNAGIGGVEIKDRDLFTSAIITNGQALSDDELRRTMTQPYESAKECLQINYRGAKRTFECLLPLLQLSDSPRVVNVSSALGKIECVSNEWAKGVFSDIDNLTEERIEEVLKKFIKDFEQGSIEKNGWPRYTAAYIVAKASMNAYTRIIAKKYPNLCINCVCPGYVKTDITANTGFFTAKEGAAHPVRLALLPNGSPSGLYYIRNELSSF
- the LOC131616665 gene encoding (+)-neomenthol dehydrogenase-like isoform X2, translating into MGEQTERYAVVTGSNKGIGLEIVRQLASAGIKVVLTARDEKRGLHALETLKASGLSDFVVFHQLDVADASSVASLADFVKSQFGKLDILVNNAGIGGVEIKDRDLFTSAIITNGALSDDELRRTMTQPYESAKECLQINYRGAKRTFECLLPLLQLSDSPRVVNVSSALGKIECVSNEWAKGVFSDIDNLTEERIEEVLKKFIKDFEQGSIEKNGWPRYTAAYIVAKASMNAYTRIIAKKYPNLCINCVCPGYVKTDITANTGFFTAKEGAAHPVRLALLPNGSPSGLYYIRNELSSF
- the LOC131616665 gene encoding (+)-neomenthol dehydrogenase-like isoform X4; the protein is MGEQTERYAVVTGSNKGIGLEIVRQLASAGIKVVLTARDEKRDFVKSQFGKLDILVNNAGIGGVEIKDRDLFTSAIITNGALSDDELRRTMTQPYESAKECLQINYRGAKRTFECLLPLLQLSDSPRVVNVSSALGKIECVSNEWAKGVFSDIDNLTEERIEEVLKKFIKDFEQGSIEKNGWPRYTAAYIVAKASMNAYTRIIAKKYPNLCINCVCPGYVKTDITANTGFFTAKEGAAHPVRLALLPNGSPSGLYYIRNELSSF
- the LOC131616665 gene encoding (+)-neomenthol dehydrogenase-like isoform X1; its protein translation is MGEQTERYAVVTGSNKGIGLEIVRQLASAGIKVVLTARDEKRGLHALETLKASGLSDFVVFHQLDVADASSVASLADFVKSQFGKLDILVNNAGIGGVEIKDRDLFTSAIITNGQALSDDELRRTMTQPYESAKECLQINYRGAKRTFECLLPLLQLSDSPRVVNVSSALGKIECVSNEWAKGVFSDIDNLTEERIEEVLKKFIKDFEQGSIEKNGWPRYTAAYIVAKASMNAYTRIIAKKYPNLCINCVCPGYVKTDITANTGFFTAKEGAAHPVRLALLPNGSPSGLYYIRNELSSF